One segment of Megachile rotundata isolate GNS110a chromosome 4, iyMegRotu1, whole genome shotgun sequence DNA contains the following:
- the CPR28 gene encoding cuticular protein 28: MKTILIFVTAIVAALAAPQGNPNDITIVKQEESNNIGVGGYHFSYEQSDGQKREETGELKNEGTDDESIDVTGSFSFTAPDGHTYRVDYTADKDGFHPTINLVSK; the protein is encoded by the exons ATGAAGACG ATCCTCATCTTCGTGACAGCGATAGTGGCAGCTCTCGCAGCACCACAAGGCAATCCAAATGATATTACAATCGTAAAGCAAGAAGAATCAAACAATATTGGTGTAGGTGGATATCACTTTAGTTACGAACAAAGCGATGGCCAAAAGAGGGAGGAAACTGGCGAACTGAAAAATGAGGGTACCGATGATGAATCAATCGATGTCACTGGTAGTTTTTCCTTCACAGCACCAGATGGTCACACTTACAG gGTTGATTACACGGCCGACAAGGACGGATTTCATCCTACCATAAACCTTGTTTCAAAGTAA